Proteins from a genomic interval of Synechococcus sp. A15-28:
- a CDS encoding AMP-binding protein encodes MTASWTPSACEQEALQSHGHIQGLERVDAVWPWLAAEHGTITAVDAPHAAHPERFSFAELEQRIATAAAAFRRQGVQPGDVVALFAENSPRWLVADQGLMRCGAADAVRGASAPVEELRYILEDCNATALVVQNADLWRRLDLTASQRQRLRLVLQLEGEPAEGVLGWEAFLASGAGQQTVTASRDRRAIATVLYTSGTTGQPKGVPLTHANLLHQMQSLACVAHPKPGSPVLSVLPIWHAYERSASYYFLSCACTQTYTTIKQLKKDLPRVKPIAMATVPRLWESVQAGFEDVLKTFPASRQRLLRAALANSAAQRKALRTARNLLLQQVSLSGRITAAATAVLRWPLHALASALIWPKLRLQLSGGQLAYPISGGGAIAPHIDAFFEAVGIELLVGYGLTETSPVVSCRRPWRNIRGSSGLPMPDTEFRIVDSESGVALGFREQGRVLVRGPQVMGGYLGKPEASSKVLSADGWFDTGDLGMLLPDGSVALTGRAKDTIVLSSGENIEPGPLEEALVASPLIEQVMLVGQDERQLGALLVPRVEPIRAWAMGQGFAVAEDLGGRPGEPALLNLLMRECNRMLRLRPGARGDERLCGVGLVEPFSIDNGLLTQTLKQRRDRIGRRDAAVIQWIYGR; translated from the coding sequence ATGACCGCCAGCTGGACGCCCTCGGCCTGTGAACAGGAGGCCCTGCAGAGCCATGGCCACATTCAGGGGCTGGAGCGGGTGGATGCGGTCTGGCCCTGGCTGGCGGCAGAACACGGGACCATCACGGCCGTCGATGCCCCCCACGCCGCCCATCCCGAGCGCTTCAGCTTCGCCGAACTGGAGCAGAGGATTGCCACGGCGGCGGCGGCTTTCCGACGCCAGGGGGTGCAGCCGGGAGATGTGGTGGCCCTGTTTGCGGAGAACAGTCCCCGCTGGCTGGTGGCAGACCAGGGTCTGATGCGTTGCGGGGCCGCCGATGCGGTGCGCGGCGCCTCGGCTCCTGTCGAGGAACTTCGCTACATCCTCGAGGACTGCAACGCCACAGCCCTGGTGGTGCAGAACGCGGATCTATGGCGCCGCCTGGATCTGACGGCGTCGCAGCGCCAGCGTCTCCGACTGGTCCTGCAGTTGGAGGGGGAGCCGGCAGAGGGCGTTCTCGGCTGGGAGGCCTTTCTCGCGTCCGGTGCCGGGCAGCAGACGGTGACCGCGTCAAGGGATCGCAGGGCCATCGCCACTGTTCTCTACACCTCCGGCACCACCGGTCAGCCCAAGGGTGTTCCCCTCACCCACGCCAATCTCCTGCATCAGATGCAGTCTCTGGCCTGTGTGGCCCACCCCAAGCCCGGTTCCCCGGTGCTGAGCGTGCTGCCGATCTGGCACGCCTACGAGCGCAGTGCCAGCTATTACTTCCTGTCCTGTGCCTGCACGCAGACCTACACCACGATCAAGCAGCTGAAGAAGGACCTGCCGCGAGTCAAACCGATCGCTATGGCCACCGTGCCGCGGTTGTGGGAGTCGGTGCAGGCCGGTTTCGAGGATGTGCTGAAAACCTTCCCTGCCTCCCGTCAGCGTCTGCTTCGGGCCGCTCTGGCCAACAGCGCGGCCCAGCGCAAGGCTCTGCGGACGGCTCGGAATCTGCTGCTCCAACAGGTGAGCCTGAGCGGCCGCATCACGGCTGCAGCCACTGCAGTTCTGCGCTGGCCCCTGCATGCCCTGGCGTCAGCGCTGATCTGGCCGAAGCTGCGGCTGCAGCTCAGTGGCGGCCAGCTGGCCTACCCCATCAGCGGTGGTGGTGCCATTGCGCCCCATATCGACGCTTTCTTCGAGGCGGTGGGGATCGAGCTGCTGGTGGGCTATGGCCTGACGGAAACCAGTCCGGTGGTGAGCTGCCGCAGGCCCTGGCGCAACATCCGCGGCAGTTCTGGGCTGCCGATGCCGGACACGGAGTTCCGCATCGTGGATTCTGAATCGGGGGTGGCCCTCGGTTTCCGCGAACAGGGTCGGGTGCTCGTGCGTGGCCCCCAGGTGATGGGGGGGTACCTGGGCAAGCCTGAGGCGAGTTCCAAGGTGCTCAGCGCCGACGGTTGGTTCGATACCGGCGATCTGGGCATGCTGCTGCCCGACGGGTCGGTGGCGCTGACAGGCCGTGCCAAGGACACCATTGTGTTGAGCAGTGGGGAGAACATCGAACCGGGCCCCCTGGAGGAGGCCCTGGTGGCCAGTCCATTGATCGAGCAGGTGATGCTGGTGGGGCAGGACGAACGTCAGCTCGGAGCGTTGCTGGTTCCGCGGGTGGAACCGATCCGAGCCTGGGCCATGGGACAGGGCTTTGCCGTGGCGGAGGACCTTGGAGGACGACCGGGTGAGCCCGCGTTGCTGAACCTGCTCATGCGGGAGTGCAACCGCATGCTGCGGCTGCGGCCCGGGGCCCGTGGAGACGAGCGTTTGTGCGGTGTTGGCCTGGTGGAGCCGTTCAGCATCGACAACGGCCTGCTGACCCAGACCTTGAAACAGCGGCGGGACCGCATCGGCCGCCGCGACGCGGCGGTGATTCAGTGGATCTATGGGCGTTGA
- the lipB gene encoding lipoyl(octanoyl) transferase LipB translates to MPVDIGKLVTPVDSAHPGSAILVEPTQPLPFQRAWTDQRQWQQRLLENPELPEAVWLLQHEACYTLGRGASSDHLHFPQDHPPAPVHRIDRGGEVTHHLPGQLVAYPVLDLRRRQPDLHWYLRQLEQVLIDVLAQLDLQGERLPGLTGLWLDNRKVAAIGVGCRRWITQHGLALNIDCDLAGFDQVTPCGLTGRAVGRLADWIPGLSLAEVQPLLRDALASRFHLAWCDEA, encoded by the coding sequence GTGCCGGTTGATATCGGCAAACTAGTTACGCCTGTCGATTCGGCACACCCCGGCTCCGCAATTCTTGTTGAGCCCACCCAGCCGCTGCCCTTCCAGCGGGCCTGGACCGACCAACGCCAATGGCAGCAGCGTCTTCTGGAGAATCCAGAGCTGCCGGAGGCGGTGTGGTTGCTGCAGCACGAGGCCTGCTACACCCTGGGCCGCGGTGCCAGCAGCGACCATCTGCATTTCCCGCAGGATCACCCTCCCGCGCCGGTGCATCGAATCGACCGTGGTGGTGAGGTGACCCATCACCTGCCTGGCCAGTTGGTGGCCTATCCCGTCCTGGATCTGCGGCGCCGTCAGCCCGACCTGCACTGGTACCTGCGCCAGTTGGAGCAGGTGTTGATCGATGTCCTGGCGCAGCTCGACCTGCAGGGGGAGCGCCTGCCGGGTCTGACGGGCCTCTGGCTGGACAACCGCAAGGTGGCGGCCATTGGTGTGGGCTGTCGCCGCTGGATCACCCAGCACGGCCTGGCCCTGAACATCGATTGCGATCTGGCGGGCTTTGATCAGGTCACCCCCTGTGGCCTGACAGGTCGGGCGGTGGGACGCCTGGCGGACTGGATCCCGGGGTTGAGCCTCGCTGAGGTGCAGCCGCTGCTGCGGGATGCCCTGGCTTCCCGCTTCCACCTGGCCTGGTGCGATGAAGCGTGA
- the raiA gene encoding ribosome-associated translation inhibitor RaiA, with protein MKLLIHGRNLEITPALRDYTQTKLERATHHFGDAVREADVHLSVARNPRVPQQTAEVTVFANGTVIRAQERSENLYASIDLAAGKLARQLRRWKERHSDHHHGHSASTTPTTEAVADDSQVEGSLLQGREAELPDPGVRRKYFAMPPMSLDEARRQLDLIDHDFYLFRDKDSDQLQVIYRRNHGGYGVIQARG; from the coding sequence ATGAAATTGCTGATCCATGGTCGCAACCTCGAGATCACGCCGGCCCTGAGGGATTACACCCAGACCAAACTCGAACGGGCCACCCACCATTTCGGCGATGCCGTCCGCGAGGCGGACGTGCATCTTTCTGTCGCCCGCAATCCCAGGGTTCCGCAACAGACCGCTGAGGTCACGGTGTTTGCCAATGGCACCGTGATCCGGGCCCAGGAACGCAGCGAAAACCTTTACGCCAGCATCGACCTGGCGGCCGGCAAGCTGGCGCGTCAACTGCGGCGCTGGAAGGAGCGTCACAGCGATCACCACCACGGCCACAGCGCCAGCACCACCCCCACCACGGAGGCCGTCGCCGACGACAGCCAGGTGGAAGGGTCGCTGTTGCAGGGCCGTGAAGCTGAGCTGCCCGACCCCGGTGTGCGTCGCAAGTACTTCGCCATGCCGCCGATGAGCCTGGATGAGGCCCGGCGCCAACTGGACCTGATCGACCACGACTTCTACCTGTTCCGCGACAAGGACAGCGATCAACTCCAGGTGATCTACCGCCGCAACCATGGCGGCTACGGCGTGATTCAGGCTCGAGGCTGA
- a CDS encoding deoxyribose-phosphate aldolase, protein MADPRQDQSDLPSCLDQAVLDPLLTVEQLHERCDAGRQERVRAICTSLRQLPVLRERLGGQGGPQLIAAIGFPFGALPAQLRLAEATWAAAHGADELDVVPDFSALVTGDSGGFAEDLAAITGLGLPVRVVLDMARLPEELLATAVEASIDAGATGVQSGNGFGPPCQAADIAVLSGLCRGRCAIKAAGGIHQPELALELLEAGAALLGTSSAPELLQALRRPIA, encoded by the coding sequence ATGGCTGACCCACGGCAGGATCAATCCGACCTGCCTTCCTGTCTGGACCAGGCGGTGCTGGATCCCCTGCTCACCGTGGAGCAGCTGCACGAACGCTGCGATGCGGGGCGGCAGGAACGCGTGCGGGCGATCTGCACCAGCCTGCGACAGCTTCCCGTGTTGCGGGAGCGGCTGGGGGGCCAGGGAGGACCGCAGCTGATCGCCGCCATCGGCTTCCCCTTTGGTGCTCTCCCTGCGCAACTGCGGTTGGCGGAAGCGACATGGGCTGCGGCCCATGGCGCCGATGAACTGGACGTGGTTCCGGATTTCAGTGCCTTGGTAACGGGGGACAGCGGCGGATTTGCCGAGGATCTAGCGGCCATCACCGGCCTGGGACTGCCGGTGCGGGTGGTGCTGGACATGGCCCGGTTGCCGGAGGAGCTCCTGGCGACCGCTGTGGAAGCCTCCATCGATGCCGGCGCCACAGGGGTGCAGAGCGGCAATGGCTTCGGTCCTCCCTGCCAAGCGGCAGATATCGCTGTTCTCTCCGGGTTGTGCCGCGGCCGCTGCGCCATCAAGGCCGCCGGTGGGATTCATCAACCCGAGCTGGCCCTGGAACTGCTCGAGGCCGGTGCCGCTCTGCTCGGCACCAGCAGCGCCCCCGAACTGCTGCAAGCCCTGCGGCGACCGATCGCCTGA